The stretch of DNA AGGCTGGAATTGACATGGAAACACTCCCTGAGGAATTGCGGAGGGATGTCATTCAGCAAACGAAGCAGTCATGGATTTTTGAGACTATCGCTGAGAAAGAAGGCATCTTCGTATCCGATGATGAACTGGAATACGAGATTCGGCGCGCCGCTGAGCAACAAAATCGGGACGCTCAAAAATATGCTGCGCTTCTCAAATCAAGCAATCGATTGGAGGATTTCCGAGGGCAGTTACAACACGAAAAAATCTATCAGTTCCTAATTCAGCGTGCCTCCGCCAAACAGTCGCTTATCATTACCTAAGGAATAGTTATCAGTTATCGGTGATTGGTAGTTAGTGGTTAGTTAAAATATGAATTTGATACCTGTCGTTGTTGAACAGACAAGCCGAGGCGAACGCTCTTATGATATTTATTCTCGCCTGCTTGAAGACCGTATTATCATGATTGGGACACCGATTGATGATGATGCCGTCGCAAACATCGTAACCGCACAGATGCTTTTCCTCGAGGGAAAGGATCCTGATGCCGACATTGTACTCTATATTAACACGCCGGGTGGTTCTGTTTCTGCCGGTTTGGCAATCTACGATACAATGCAGTACATCAAAGCAGATGTACAAACTTGGTGTCTGGGGAGAGCCTATAGTATGGGGGCTATCTTGCTCGCTGCGGGTGCACCGGGCAAACGCTACGCGCTACCACATGCAAAAGCACTCATTCACCAACCCATGGCAAGTGGTATTGGCGGACAAGCCTCCGACATTAGTATCCATGCAAACGAAATTTTACAAGAGCGCGATCGGCTTTATACAATTTTAGCGCAACATACTGGTCAAGCTGTTGAGAAAATCGCTACCGATGCCGACAGAGATTTTTATATGACTGCCGGACAGGCACTTGAATACGGTTTGGTCGACCAAGTTGTTTCCCAACGTGCTACAGAGTCGTAGAAAGTTTGCCAGTTGAAAGTGTTCTAAAGTCCGTAAAGTTGTATGTGTGTCCCAACAACTTTAATTCACCTTAACCATACTTTAGTACATTTCTTCTTGTCTGACTGTTGAAAGCGCAGCGACCTGATGGCTCATAGAGAGGAGAAC from Candidatus Poribacteria bacterium encodes:
- a CDS encoding ATP-dependent Clp protease proteolytic subunit, coding for MIPVVVEQTSRGERSYDIYSRLLEDRIIMIGTPIDDDAVANIVTAQMLFLEGKDPDADIVLYINTPGGSVSAGLAIYDTMQYIKADVQTWCLGRAYSMGAILLAAGAPGKRYALPHAKALIHQPMASGIGGQASDISIHANEILQERDRLYTILAQHTGQAVEKIATDADRDFYMTAGQALEYGLVDQVVSQRATES